The Vibrio chagasii genome includes a region encoding these proteins:
- a CDS encoding DUF2189 domain-containing protein encodes MPRTAHPSELNDKKHKVSDKDYARTIPCNQISISAPFHWLSLALHDLVRMPLISAFYGLCFMGAAIAIVQLVQWQGTHLVVMPSLIVYMLIGPFLALGLYDAAWEREKGHNASLFHSMKAITRNSTHQWAFAIVLMVAMIFWMRIAALLHALYPSVQGAPLAEFAPFLITGSVIGFVIASLIFSISAFSIPLMMERRVDVMSAIFTSFNAVKSNIPAMVVWASIICAGILVGFATYGIGMIVTMPLLGYGTWHAYHEIIKKNHHL; translated from the coding sequence ATGCCTCGTACCGCGCACCCATCCGAACTGAACGATAAAAAACACAAGGTCAGCGATAAGGATTACGCTCGCACCATTCCTTGCAACCAAATCAGTATTTCCGCACCCTTTCATTGGTTGTCGCTTGCTCTGCATGACTTAGTAAGAATGCCATTAATCAGCGCATTTTACGGTTTATGCTTTATGGGAGCGGCAATTGCCATTGTTCAACTTGTCCAATGGCAAGGAACACACTTGGTGGTGATGCCAAGCTTGATTGTGTACATGCTGATAGGACCTTTTCTCGCTCTGGGCTTGTATGACGCAGCCTGGGAAAGAGAAAAAGGGCACAACGCCAGCCTATTCCATTCAATGAAAGCCATTACTCGCAACTCGACTCACCAGTGGGCCTTTGCGATTGTATTAATGGTCGCGATGATATTCTGGATGCGTATCGCCGCTCTATTGCACGCTTTGTATCCATCAGTACAAGGCGCGCCATTAGCAGAGTTTGCGCCCTTCTTGATCACGGGTTCTGTTATTGGATTTGTAATCGCCAGCCTAATCTTCAGCATCTCGGCATTTTCTATTCCATTGATGATGGAGAGACGCGTGGATGTGATGAGCGCAATCTTCACCAGCTTCAATGCCGTGAAATCCAACATCCCAGCAATGGTGGTATGGGCAAGTATTATTTGTGCCGGTATTCTGGTGGGCTTTGCAACCTACGGCATTGGTATGATCGTCACCATGCCGCTACTTGGTTATGGTACATGGCATGCCTACCACGAAATCATCAAGAAGAATCACCACCTATAA
- a CDS encoding SprT family zinc-dependent metalloprotease: protein MSYTPQQHRANKKLAECLAIANQHFSREFPCPTITYKLRGKAAGKAYLQLNEIKLNHVLFAENEDAFINEVVPHELAHLITHQVFGRVRPHGNEWKYVMEKVFNVPAKTTHSFEISSVQGKTFEYRCACTVYPLSIRRHNKVLRNQSSYRCQQCNQTLAFTGTQLS, encoded by the coding sequence TTGTCTTACACCCCGCAACAACATCGAGCAAATAAGAAATTGGCCGAGTGCCTAGCTATCGCTAATCAACATTTCTCTCGTGAATTCCCATGCCCGACCATTACTTACAAGTTAAGAGGTAAAGCGGCAGGAAAGGCCTACCTTCAGCTCAATGAAATTAAGCTCAACCATGTACTCTTCGCCGAGAATGAGGATGCCTTCATTAACGAGGTGGTGCCTCATGAACTGGCACATCTGATCACACATCAGGTCTTTGGACGAGTGAGACCTCACGGGAATGAATGGAAATACGTGATGGAAAAGGTATTCAACGTGCCAGCCAAAACGACCCATAGCTTTGAGATATCCTCAGTGCAAGGAAAAACCTTTGAGTATCGCTGTGCCTGCACGGTTTATCCACTTTCTATCAGACGTCACAACAAGGTGTTACGTAACCAGTCAAGCTACCGCTGCCAGCAGTGTAATCAAACCTTGGCCTTTACAGGCACGCAACTCAGCTAA
- a CDS encoding endonuclease: MYKTTPKAFGLSVSFYLSIVFGLLVTQSVFAAPPSSFSKAKKEAVKIYLDHPTSFYCGCDITWKDKKKGIPDLAGCGYQVRKQQKRASRIEWEHVVPAWQFGHQRQCWQGGGRKNCTRNDKIFKSMEADLHNLTPAIGEVNGDRSNYNFSQWNGMDGVSYGQCEMQVNFKQRKVMPPDRAKGSIARTYLYMSQEYGFKLSKQQTNLMMAWNKQFPVDEWECTRDERIYAIQGNHNPFVYPACK; this comes from the coding sequence ATGTATAAAACCACCCCAAAAGCATTTGGCCTATCGGTGTCTTTTTACTTATCGATAGTATTTGGCCTACTGGTAACCCAAAGCGTTTTCGCCGCTCCACCAAGCTCATTCTCCAAAGCAAAAAAAGAAGCCGTGAAGATTTACCTTGATCACCCGACTTCATTCTATTGTGGCTGTGACATTACTTGGAAAGACAAAAAGAAAGGCATTCCAGATCTTGCAGGCTGTGGTTATCAAGTGCGAAAGCAACAAAAACGGGCCAGTCGAATTGAGTGGGAACACGTGGTTCCCGCTTGGCAATTTGGCCACCAGCGACAATGCTGGCAAGGCGGTGGACGCAAGAACTGCACCCGCAATGACAAAATATTCAAATCCATGGAAGCCGACCTTCACAACTTAACGCCGGCGATTGGTGAGGTTAACGGAGATCGCTCCAACTACAATTTCAGTCAGTGGAATGGTATGGATGGAGTAAGCTATGGTCAGTGTGAAATGCAGGTCAACTTCAAGCAACGTAAGGTGATGCCGCCAGACAGAGCGAAAGGCTCTATCGCTCGAACTTATCTTTACATGAGCCAAGAATATGGTTTCAAGCTATCTAAACAGCAAACCAATCTGATGATGGCGTGGAACAAGCAGTTCCCTGTCGATGAGTGGGAATGTACTCGTGATGAGCGTATCTATGCCATCCAAGGGAATCACAACCCATTTGTTTATCCAGCTTGTAAATAG
- the rsmE gene encoding 16S rRNA (uracil(1498)-N(3))-methyltransferase has product MRIPRIHHPELIHQLGSLALGEDAAGHVGRVLRMKEGQEVLLFDGSGAEFPATITEVSKKSVTVDVTERIERSSESPLDLHLGQVISRGDKMEFTIQKSVELGVNTITPLISERCGVKLDAKRFEKKLAQWQKIAIAACEQCGRNTVPVIRPIMQLEEWCSEPSEALKLNLHPRAKYSINTLPEPISKVRLLIGPEGGLSAEEIGMTEQYKFEETLLGPRVLRTETAALTAITALQVRFGDLG; this is encoded by the coding sequence ATGAGAATCCCTCGTATCCATCACCCAGAACTCATTCACCAGTTAGGTTCACTCGCTTTAGGCGAAGATGCCGCGGGTCATGTTGGTCGTGTCCTTCGTATGAAAGAAGGTCAAGAAGTTCTTCTTTTTGATGGCAGCGGCGCTGAATTTCCAGCGACAATCACTGAAGTATCAAAGAAGAGTGTCACTGTTGACGTGACTGAGCGTATCGAGCGCAGCAGTGAATCTCCATTAGACTTACACTTAGGACAAGTGATCTCACGTGGTGACAAAATGGAGTTTACTATCCAAAAGTCGGTAGAGCTTGGTGTAAACACCATCACTCCTCTGATTTCAGAACGCTGTGGCGTTAAACTAGATGCTAAACGCTTCGAGAAAAAGCTCGCTCAGTGGCAGAAAATTGCGATCGCAGCATGTGAGCAGTGCGGTCGAAATACAGTTCCAGTGATTCGCCCTATCATGCAACTTGAAGAGTGGTGTAGTGAACCGAGTGAAGCATTAAAGCTGAACTTACATCCTCGTGCAAAATACTCAATTAATACCCTTCCAGAACCTATCAGTAAGGTACGCCTATTGATCGGCCCTGAAGGTGGCTTGTCGGCTGAAGAAATCGGCATGACAGAACAATACAAATTTGAAGAGACGCTACTCGGCCCACGTGTACTTCGTACCGAAACAGCAGCTCTAACCGCAATTACTGCCTTACAAGTCCGTTTTGGCGATCTAGGCTAG
- the gshB gene encoding glutathione synthase, translating to MIKLGIVMDPISSINIKKDSSFAMMLEAQRRGYEIHYMEMNDLHLDQGVAIADTKVVELKEDPNGWYEFKSEQTIALSDLDAVLMRKDPPFDTEYIYATYILERAEENGALIVNKPQSLRDCNEKLFTAWFPELTPTTIVTRKAEKIKEFREKHGDVILKPLDGMGGASIFRVKEGDPNVSVIIETLTNHGQNYAMAQTFVPDISNGDKRILVVDGEPMPYCLARIPAKGETRGNLAAGGTGEARPLSDTDWAIARAVAPALKEKGLIFVGLDVIGDKLTEINVTSPTCIREIEAAFDISVTGKLMDAIERRVNAK from the coding sequence ATGATCAAACTTGGCATCGTAATGGATCCAATTTCATCCATTAACATCAAAAAAGACTCTAGCTTTGCCATGATGCTTGAAGCTCAGCGTCGTGGTTACGAAATCCATTACATGGAAATGAATGATCTACACTTAGATCAAGGCGTAGCGATTGCAGACACTAAGGTCGTTGAGCTCAAAGAAGATCCAAATGGTTGGTATGAATTCAAGTCAGAACAGACTATCGCGCTATCTGATTTAGATGCTGTACTGATGCGTAAAGATCCTCCGTTTGATACTGAGTACATCTACGCAACCTACATTCTTGAGCGTGCTGAAGAGAATGGCGCACTGATCGTAAACAAACCGCAAAGCCTACGTGACTGTAACGAGAAGCTGTTCACAGCATGGTTCCCTGAACTAACACCAACCACCATCGTGACTCGCAAAGCGGAGAAAATTAAAGAATTCCGCGAGAAGCATGGCGACGTAATCCTTAAACCACTTGATGGTATGGGTGGTGCATCTATCTTCCGTGTGAAAGAAGGCGATCCAAACGTATCAGTGATCATAGAAACACTGACTAACCACGGTCAAAACTACGCGATGGCACAGACTTTCGTTCCTGACATCAGCAACGGTGATAAGCGTATTCTTGTAGTTGACGGTGAGCCAATGCCTTACTGCCTAGCTCGAATCCCTGCTAAAGGCGAAACTCGAGGTAACCTTGCAGCTGGCGGTACTGGTGAAGCACGTCCTCTAAGTGACACAGATTGGGCGATCGCAAGAGCGGTTGCTCCTGCACTAAAAGAAAAAGGTCTAATCTTCGTTGGCCTAGACGTCATCGGTGATAAGCTAACTGAAATCAACGTAACGAGCCCTACATGTATCCGCGAAATCGAAGCCGCTTTCGATATCTCGGTAACGGGCAAATTAATGGATGCAATTGAGCGTCGCGTTAATGCAAAATAA
- a CDS encoding YqgE/AlgH family protein: protein MNLTNHFLVAMPGMKDPYFQNSVIYLCEHNEEGAMGLMINAPIDVTVGSMLKQVEVESEQPKPNQASLDKPVLNGGPVAEDRGFILHKPKGSYQSSINMTDQISVTTSKDILMVLGTEDEPMNYLVALGYAGWEPGQLETELTENSWLTVEADPKVIFDTPISDRWKVAVQMLGINAAQLSADAGHA, encoded by the coding sequence ATGAACCTAACGAACCACTTTTTGGTCGCTATGCCCGGGATGAAAGATCCGTACTTTCAAAACTCGGTAATCTACCTCTGTGAACACAACGAGGAAGGTGCGATGGGGTTAATGATTAACGCTCCCATCGATGTCACTGTCGGTAGTATGCTCAAACAAGTTGAGGTTGAATCTGAACAACCAAAACCGAATCAAGCCAGCCTTGATAAGCCGGTATTAAACGGTGGACCGGTTGCTGAAGACCGTGGGTTTATTTTGCACAAGCCCAAAGGCAGCTATCAATCCAGCATCAATATGACTGACCAAATCTCAGTAACAACCTCAAAAGATATCTTGATGGTGTTGGGCACAGAAGATGAGCCGATGAATTATTTAGTCGCACTTGGGTATGCAGGATGGGAACCGGGACAACTGGAAACCGAACTGACCGAGAACTCATGGTTAACCGTTGAGGCCGACCCTAAAGTCATCTTCGATACGCCAATTTCAGATCGCTGGAAAGTTGCGGTACAAATGTTAGGTATTAATGCCGCTCAGCTTTCAGCAGACGCTGGTCACGCCTAG
- the ruvX gene encoding Holliday junction resolvase RuvX, which yields MSRTIMAFDYGTKSIGSAIGQEITGTASPLKAFKAKDGIPNWDDIEKQIKEWQPNLIVVGLPTDLHGRDLETITPRAKKFANRLKGRFGVDVELHDERLSTAEARADLFDMGGYKALSKGNVDNQSAVVILESWFEAQYS from the coding sequence ATGTCACGAACAATTATGGCATTTGATTACGGTACAAAAAGTATCGGCAGCGCGATTGGACAAGAAATCACTGGCACAGCGAGCCCTTTAAAAGCGTTTAAAGCTAAAGACGGTATCCCGAACTGGGACGATATCGAAAAACAGATTAAAGAGTGGCAACCAAATCTTATCGTCGTCGGGCTACCCACGGATCTTCACGGTCGTGATCTAGAGACCATCACACCAAGAGCAAAGAAATTTGCTAACCGCTTAAAAGGTCGTTTTGGTGTTGATGTTGAGTTGCATGACGAAAGATTATCGACCGCAGAAGCAAGAGCCGACCTCTTTGACATGGGTGGCTACAAAGCATTAAGTAAAGGAAATGTTGATAACCAGTCCGCAGTTGTCATTCTCGAAAGCTGGTTTGAAGCACAATATTCTTAA
- a CDS encoding PilT/PilU family type 4a pilus ATPase translates to MELNQILEGMLSQKASDLYITVDAPVLFRVDGELRPQGEKLNSAQVAQLLDAMMDQERRDEYQQTREANFAIVRDFGRFRVSAFFQRELPGAVIRHIETNIPTFEQLKLPDVLQDLSIAKRGLVLVVGATGSGKSTSMAAMTGYRNTNRSGHILTVEDPIEFVHEHKKCIVTQREVGLDTESYEVALKNSLRQAPDMILIGEIRSRETMEYAMTFAETGHLCMATLHANNANQALERILHLVPKEQKEQFLFDLSMNLRGVIAQQLIRDKNGSGRHGVFEILLNSPRVSDLIRRGELHELKATMAKSKEVGMQTFDQALFDLVVAGKISEEDAFHSADSANDLRLMLKTRRGDDDYGTGALSGVKIDMG, encoded by the coding sequence ATGGAATTGAATCAAATCCTTGAGGGAATGCTTTCTCAAAAAGCGTCCGATCTTTACATCACGGTTGATGCGCCAGTCTTGTTCCGTGTCGATGGTGAGCTGCGACCGCAAGGCGAGAAACTGAATTCGGCTCAGGTCGCTCAATTACTTGATGCGATGATGGATCAAGAACGACGTGATGAATATCAGCAAACGCGTGAGGCTAACTTTGCCATTGTACGTGATTTTGGTCGCTTTCGTGTTAGTGCGTTCTTTCAGCGAGAGCTACCTGGAGCAGTGATTCGACACATCGAGACGAACATCCCAACCTTTGAGCAATTAAAGCTTCCTGATGTATTACAAGACCTCTCAATTGCTAAGCGTGGGCTTGTGCTGGTGGTTGGGGCTACGGGTTCTGGTAAATCGACCTCGATGGCGGCGATGACAGGCTACCGCAATACCAATCGTTCTGGGCATATCTTGACGGTTGAAGACCCGATAGAATTCGTCCACGAACATAAGAAATGCATAGTTACTCAGCGTGAGGTAGGGCTCGACACCGAGAGCTATGAAGTCGCCCTTAAAAACTCGTTGCGCCAAGCGCCAGATATGATTTTGATTGGCGAAATCCGTAGCCGCGAAACCATGGAATATGCGATGACCTTTGCTGAGACGGGTCACTTGTGTATGGCAACTTTGCACGCGAATAATGCCAACCAAGCGTTAGAGCGTATTCTTCATTTGGTGCCTAAAGAACAGAAAGAACAGTTCCTGTTTGATCTGTCGATGAATCTGCGTGGTGTGATTGCTCAGCAGTTAATTCGAGATAAGAATGGCAGCGGGCGTCATGGTGTATTTGAAATTCTACTCAACAGCCCACGAGTGTCTGACTTGATTCGTCGCGGTGAATTGCACGAGCTAAAAGCAACAATGGCAAAATCAAAAGAAGTCGGCATGCAGACCTTTGACCAAGCTTTGTTTGATTTAGTTGTAGCGGGAAAGATTAGCGAAGAAGATGCGTTTCATAGTGCCGATTCGGCTAATGACTTACGTTTGATGCTAAAAACCAGACGAGGTGATGATGACTATGGAACTGGAGCATTATCTGGCGTGAAAATTGATATGGGTTAG
- a CDS encoding type IV pilus twitching motility protein PilT, whose product MDITELLDFSVKHNASDLHLSAGVSPMVRIDGEVRKLGIPALSHADVHRLVFEIMSDSQRGEFEEKLEVDFSFELPNVGRFRVNAFNQARGCSAVFRTIPVEIPTLEQLGAPDIFEKIANFEKGLVLVTGPTGSGKSTTLAAMVDYVNRNHNKHILTIEDPIEFVHTNNKCLVNQREVHSDTHSFKAALRSALREDPDVILVGELRDQETISLALTAAETGHLVFGTLHTSSAAKTIDRIIDVFPGSDKDMVRSMLSESLRSVIAQKLLKRVGGGRVACHEIMMATPAIRNLIREDKVAQMYSIIQTGAAHGMQTMEQNAKQLMAQGLVDSEEVEKKIEIETSMF is encoded by the coding sequence ATGGATATCACTGAGTTACTAGATTTTAGTGTAAAGCATAACGCGTCAGATCTACATCTTTCTGCGGGTGTATCTCCAATGGTACGTATAGATGGTGAAGTAAGGAAGCTTGGAATACCAGCTTTGAGTCATGCTGATGTGCACCGTTTGGTTTTTGAGATCATGAGCGACTCGCAGCGCGGTGAGTTCGAGGAAAAACTGGAAGTCGACTTCTCTTTTGAATTACCCAATGTCGGTCGTTTCCGTGTTAACGCTTTTAACCAAGCCCGTGGCTGCTCAGCTGTCTTTCGAACTATCCCTGTCGAGATACCAACGTTAGAGCAGTTAGGCGCTCCTGATATCTTTGAAAAGATTGCTAATTTCGAAAAGGGTCTAGTGTTAGTTACAGGCCCAACAGGTTCTGGTAAATCGACTACTCTTGCGGCGATGGTGGATTACGTTAACCGTAACCACAATAAGCATATTCTCACCATAGAAGACCCGATTGAATTTGTTCACACCAACAATAAGTGCCTAGTGAACCAGCGTGAGGTTCATAGTGATACTCATAGCTTTAAAGCGGCGCTGCGCAGTGCGTTACGTGAAGACCCTGACGTTATCCTTGTTGGTGAACTTCGTGACCAAGAAACCATTAGTTTAGCGCTCACGGCTGCAGAAACTGGTCACTTGGTTTTTGGTACCTTACATACCAGTTCTGCGGCAAAAACGATTGACCGTATTATCGATGTATTCCCGGGGAGCGACAAAGACATGGTGCGTTCAATGTTGTCTGAATCATTACGCTCGGTGATTGCCCAGAAACTATTAAAGCGTGTCGGTGGTGGTCGTGTGGCTTGTCATGAAATCATGATGGCGACACCGGCGATCAGAAACTTGATTCGTGAAGATAAAGTCGCTCAGATGTATTCAATCATTCAAACAGGCGCAGCACATGGCATGCAAACCATGGAGCAGAATGCGAAGCAGCTGATGGCCCAAGGTTTGGTTGACTCGGAAGAGGTCGAGAAAAAGATCGAAATTGAAACCTCAATGTTCTAA
- a CDS encoding YggS family pyridoxal phosphate-dependent enzyme, whose translation MSSIQQNIEQITSQIRSAEQKCGRAPESVQLLAVSKTKPIDAILEAALGGQIAFGENYVQEGVDKVKHFSEQHSNLNLEWHFIGPIQSNKTRPIAESFAWVHSIDRDKIAQRLNDQRPSELPPLQVLIQVNTSGEASKSGTSEESVFALAELISSLPNLTLRGLMSIPANVSDYQSQLNAFSQLAELKDKLAAKYPDIDTLSMGMSGDMDAAVEAGSTMVRIGTAIFGARDYAK comes from the coding sequence ATGAGTAGTATTCAACAAAATATCGAACAAATCACCTCACAGATTCGTAGTGCTGAGCAAAAGTGCGGACGAGCTCCAGAGTCCGTGCAACTTTTAGCCGTCAGCAAAACTAAACCGATTGATGCGATTCTAGAAGCCGCACTCGGAGGCCAAATTGCCTTTGGTGAAAACTATGTTCAAGAAGGTGTCGATAAAGTAAAACACTTTTCAGAACAACATTCTAACCTAAATTTGGAATGGCACTTTATTGGTCCAATCCAGTCAAATAAAACTCGCCCTATCGCAGAAAGCTTCGCATGGGTACACTCCATCGATCGTGATAAGATCGCTCAGAGACTGAATGACCAACGTCCAAGCGAGCTTCCACCTTTGCAAGTGTTAATTCAAGTAAACACCAGTGGTGAAGCGTCCAAGTCTGGCACATCTGAAGAGTCAGTTTTTGCACTGGCAGAGTTGATTTCCTCACTGCCCAACCTCACTTTAAGAGGGTTGATGTCGATTCCTGCAAACGTCTCTGACTATCAATCACAGCTTAACGCTTTCTCTCAACTGGCAGAGCTAAAAGATAAGCTAGCTGCAAAATATCCTGATATTGATACCCTTTCGATGGGCATGAGTGGTGATATGGACGCAGCAGTAGAGGCTGGCAGCACCATGGTTCGCATTGGAACCGCGATTTTTGGTGCTCGTGATTACGCGAAATAG
- the proC gene encoding pyrroline-5-carboxylate reductase has translation MEHKNIAFIGAGNMVRSIVAGLVASGYPAQKITATAPSDTRRVPLEQEYGINTTSDNIAAAEQADVVVLSVKPQMMADVCKPLQSIDFSNKLVISIAAGINANRLNEMLDCQLNLVRVMPNTPSLLGKGMSGLYADSTVSQADKDFASQLMQAVGEVSWVEQESGINNIIAAAGSAPAYFFLFMEAMQAEAVNQGFDQETARKLVQQSALGAAEMVVANPDTELSTLREQVTSKGGTTAEALRTFNEHQLSDIVAKAMQAAVARAEEMEKLF, from the coding sequence ATGGAACATAAGAACATCGCCTTTATCGGGGCGGGAAACATGGTTCGCTCAATTGTAGCGGGCTTAGTAGCGAGTGGTTACCCAGCGCAAAAGATTACGGCGACAGCGCCTTCTGACACGAGAAGAGTGCCGTTAGAGCAAGAATACGGCATCAATACCACCAGCGATAATATTGCCGCAGCTGAGCAAGCAGACGTTGTTGTATTATCGGTGAAACCGCAAATGATGGCCGATGTATGTAAACCCTTACAAAGCATCGACTTTAGCAACAAACTGGTAATCTCAATTGCCGCAGGTATTAATGCGAATCGACTCAATGAGATGTTAGACTGCCAACTGAACCTGGTTCGTGTAATGCCAAACACGCCATCACTGCTTGGGAAAGGCATGAGTGGGCTTTATGCTGATTCAACCGTTAGCCAAGCAGATAAAGATTTCGCATCACAGCTAATGCAAGCTGTAGGTGAAGTGAGCTGGGTAGAACAAGAATCTGGTATCAACAACATTATTGCAGCGGCAGGCAGCGCTCCGGCTTACTTCTTCCTGTTTATGGAAGCGATGCAAGCGGAAGCAGTCAATCAAGGTTTCGACCAAGAGACGGCCCGCAAGCTAGTGCAGCAATCGGCATTAGGCGCGGCAGAGATGGTGGTCGCGAATCCAGATACAGAATTATCTACACTGCGTGAGCAAGTGACTTCAAAAGGTGGTACTACCGCCGAAGCACTGCGCACGTTTAATGAACATCAACTATCAGACATCGTAGCCAAAGCCATGCAAGCGGCAGTTGCTCGAGCTGAAGAGATGGAAAAACTGTTTTAG
- a CDS encoding YggT family protein — MNSMSFLISTVFDLYIMVVILRIWLQASRADFYNPFSQFIVKATQPVVAPLRRVIPSIGSLDLATVVFAYVLCVLKFVALNLIISGGAAVFDISFLIFGGLSLIKAAGGLIFWVLLIRAILSWVSQGRSPIEYVFHQLTEPMLMPIRRILPDMGGFDLSVLVLFIVLQFANFLMGDMIGPIWYQL; from the coding sequence ATGAACTCGATGAGCTTTCTGATCTCGACCGTTTTTGATCTTTACATCATGGTTGTGATCTTGCGTATCTGGCTACAGGCATCACGTGCAGATTTCTACAATCCGTTCTCACAATTCATCGTAAAAGCGACACAACCAGTGGTAGCTCCACTACGCCGAGTTATTCCGTCGATCGGCAGCCTAGATCTGGCAACGGTTGTTTTCGCTTATGTGCTATGTGTACTCAAGTTCGTCGCTCTCAACTTAATTATCTCTGGCGGCGCGGCTGTGTTCGACATCAGCTTCCTAATCTTTGGCGGACTATCTCTGATTAAAGCGGCGGGTGGTTTGATTTTCTGGGTACTACTAATCCGTGCAATCCTAAGCTGGGTTAGTCAAGGTCGCAGCCCAATCGAGTATGTGTTCCATCAACTGACTGAGCCAATGCTAATGCCTATCCGCCGCATCCTACCGGATATGGGTGGCTTCGACTTAAGCGTTCTGGTTCTGTTCATTGTTCTTCAGTTTGCGAACTTCCTAATGGGTGACATGATTGGTCCTATTTGGTATCAGCTATAA
- the yggU gene encoding DUF167 family protein YggU has protein sequence MPKTVWVEGDDILLRLYIQPKASRDKIVGLHGEELKIAITAPPVDGKANAHLAKYLAKQFKVAKGQIKIEKGELGRHKQVRICSPSHPPTEVKAIL, from the coding sequence ATGCCAAAAACGGTTTGGGTCGAGGGAGACGATATTCTTCTTAGACTCTATATCCAACCCAAAGCAAGCCGAGACAAAATTGTTGGCTTGCATGGTGAGGAACTCAAAATTGCCATCACCGCTCCCCCGGTAGATGGCAAAGCCAATGCCCACTTAGCGAAATACCTTGCGAAACAATTTAAGGTAGCTAAAGGGCAAATTAAAATTGAAAAGGGAGAGCTCGGCCGGCACAAACAAGTTCGAATATGCTCGCCAAGCCACCCCCCCACTGAAGTCAAAGCCATCCTATGA
- a CDS encoding DUF4426 domain-containing protein, whose amino-acid sequence MRLWITALLTALIALPSSAGQFKNIKDVEVHYSAFNSTFLTAQVAKQYKLKRNGYSAILNISVLDKASLGKPATTAKITGTAKNLVGNTRTLNFREIKEGDAIYYLAEFPVTHEENITFDIDVNAGLKGTGPLRFTQKFYIEE is encoded by the coding sequence ATGCGTCTATGGATTACAGCACTACTTACCGCTCTTATTGCCCTACCAAGCTCGGCAGGACAATTTAAAAACATTAAGGATGTCGAGGTTCACTACTCAGCTTTTAACTCAACATTTTTAACGGCTCAAGTCGCTAAGCAATATAAACTTAAGCGAAATGGCTACTCAGCGATTCTGAACATCAGCGTGCTAGACAAAGCTTCCCTTGGCAAACCAGCAACAACCGCTAAAATCACGGGAACAGCCAAGAACCTTGTGGGCAATACTCGCACACTTAACTTCCGCGAGATAAAGGAAGGTGATGCGATTTATTACCTAGCTGAGTTCCCTGTAACACACGAAGAAAACATCACTTTTGATATTGATGTTAACGCAGGTTTGAAAGGCACAGGCCCACTGCGATTCACACAAAAATTCTATATAGAAGAGTAG
- a CDS encoding XTP/dITP diphosphatase: MSKIVLATGNQGKVREIAGILSEFGFDVVAQSEFNVSEVAETGTTFIENAIIKARHAAKETGLPAIADDSGLEVDFLKGAPGIYSARYSGEGATDKLNIEKLLDAMQGVEVAKRTARFHCVLVLMRHENDPTPLVCHGKWEGQILTEEHGENGFGYDPVFFVPEENCASAELEPSRKKQLSHRGKALASLFEALKEQAL; this comes from the coding sequence ATGAGTAAGATTGTTTTAGCCACAGGCAACCAAGGTAAAGTTCGCGAGATAGCAGGTATTCTGTCTGAGTTTGGTTTTGACGTTGTCGCACAAAGTGAGTTTAACGTTTCAGAAGTCGCTGAGACAGGAACAACTTTCATTGAAAATGCCATCATCAAAGCTCGCCATGCTGCCAAAGAGACAGGGCTGCCAGCCATTGCTGACGACTCCGGTTTAGAGGTTGATTTCCTTAAGGGCGCGCCAGGTATCTACTCTGCACGTTACTCAGGTGAAGGTGCTACCGATAAGCTGAACATCGAAAAGCTGCTTGATGCCATGCAAGGTGTTGAGGTAGCAAAGCGTACTGCTCGTTTCCACTGTGTATTGGTGCTAATGCGTCACGAAAATGATCCAACACCATTGGTGTGTCATGGTAAGTGGGAAGGACAAATTCTGACTGAAGAACACGGCGAAAATGGCTTTGGCTACGATCCTGTATTCTTTGTTCCAGAAGAGAACTGTGCATCTGCCGAGCTTGAACCTTCACGCAAAAAACAGCTTTCACACCGTGGTAAGGCCCTAGCGTCACTATTCGAAGCACTAAAAGAGCAAGCTCTGTAA